A genome region from Fodinibius salicampi includes the following:
- a CDS encoding nitrous oxide reductase accessory protein NosL gives MYLYKIIKIIAVAGLFLLATACSQEPAVIHYGSDECAHCKMMITDEQFASQIVTDKGKAIKFDAIECMAVYQRENADELQGAIRYVSDYNQPGNWIKAGEAQFVKSEVINSPMGESLLAFPSEKEAREHVAEKSGALLKWAEVSQIER, from the coding sequence ATGTATCTCTATAAGATTATTAAAATTATTGCTGTTGCTGGGTTGTTTCTTTTGGCAACAGCCTGCAGCCAGGAACCGGCGGTGATTCACTACGGTAGTGACGAGTGCGCGCATTGCAAGATGATGATAACGGACGAGCAGTTCGCTTCCCAAATCGTAACAGATAAGGGAAAGGCGATAAAGTTTGACGCCATCGAATGTATGGCAGTCTATCAGCGAGAAAATGCCGATGAATTGCAAGGAGCAATACGGTATGTGAGCGATTATAATCAGCCGGGTAATTGGATTAAGGCCGGAGAGGCACAGTTCGTGAAGAGTGAGGTGATAAACAGCCCGATGGGCGAATCGCTACTGGCTTTTCCATCGGAAAAAGAAGCCCGGGAGCATGTGGCTGAAAAATCCGGAGCATTGTTAAAATGGGCGGAGGTGTCCCAAATAGAAAGGTAG
- the nosD gene encoding nitrous oxide reductase family maturation protein NosD has product MRLLKLTTMLFVGLMLSMPISRISAIQITVAKDGDITSVQTGIDQAQPGDTVFVKEGRYIEYDIRINKRITLLGEENAIIDGDEQGFVVVVEADSVVIKDIEVHNSKAGFMDDYAGIVVESAHNVRIENVKLVNNFFGIYLAKSEGTVLKNNHITASYQRETNSGNGIHLWYTKDVEITDNYIYGHRDGLYFEFVDGATISGNISEGNIRYGIHFMYSDNCRYENNTFRDNGGGVAVMYTSNVEIINNRFADNWGSSAYGMLLKEINRSVIRNNTFENNSVGLYMEASSRNDIKDNTFSQNGWAIQLMANSTDNLFSKNNFIANSFEVSTNSRMNYSNNFDKNYWSEYEGYDLDRDGVGDVPHRPVRLFSILVEKQPESLLLLRSLLIDLLDAAEKFMPVLTPETLIDSKPKMEPVL; this is encoded by the coding sequence ATGAGATTATTAAAATTAACAACCATGCTGTTTGTGGGGCTGATGCTATCGATGCCTATCTCTCGGATTTCGGCTATCCAGATAACTGTTGCCAAAGACGGTGATATCACTTCTGTACAGACAGGAATTGATCAGGCTCAACCAGGCGATACCGTGTTTGTTAAAGAAGGGCGCTATATTGAATACGATATTCGCATAAACAAAAGAATTACGTTATTGGGAGAAGAAAATGCCATCATCGACGGTGATGAACAGGGCTTTGTTGTGGTTGTGGAAGCGGATAGCGTAGTAATAAAAGATATTGAAGTTCATAACAGCAAAGCCGGTTTTATGGACGATTATGCTGGAATTGTGGTTGAATCGGCGCATAACGTCCGCATTGAAAATGTGAAGCTGGTGAATAACTTTTTTGGGATTTATCTGGCTAAATCTGAGGGAACAGTCCTGAAAAACAATCATATTACGGCATCATATCAGCGTGAAACCAACTCCGGCAATGGTATCCACCTTTGGTACACAAAAGACGTAGAAATTACGGATAACTATATCTACGGTCATCGCGACGGACTTTATTTTGAGTTTGTTGACGGGGCTACTATTTCCGGTAATATCAGTGAGGGGAATATCCGTTACGGAATCCATTTTATGTATTCGGATAATTGCCGGTACGAAAATAATACCTTCCGTGATAATGGTGGCGGGGTGGCGGTCATGTACACTTCTAATGTAGAGATCATTAATAATCGGTTTGCGGACAACTGGGGTTCATCTGCTTATGGAATGCTGCTGAAAGAGATAAACAGAAGCGTAATTAGAAATAATACTTTTGAAAATAATTCAGTGGGACTCTATATGGAAGCATCCAGCAGAAATGATATAAAAGATAATACGTTCAGCCAAAATGGATGGGCGATTCAGCTGATGGCAAATTCTACTGACAACCTATTTAGTAAGAATAATTTTATCGCCAATTCCTTTGAAGTATCAACAAACAGCAGGATGAACTATAGCAATAATTTTGATAAAAATTACTGGAGTGAGTATGAAGGATACGATTTAGATCGTGATGGAGTAGGGGATGTGCCTCATCGTCCTGTGCGATTGTTTTCCATACTGGTAGAAAAACAGCCAGAATCGTTGCTGCTACTACGAAGTCTGCTTATCGATCTTTTGGATGCTGCCGAAAAATTTATGCCGGTCCTTACTCCCGAAACGCTTATTGATTCTAAACCGAAAATGGAGCCTGTTCTATGA
- a CDS encoding COX15/CtaA family protein, protein MSPDQQKYIRWWLWTGAWLIFFMLVVGGITRLTDSGLSMSDWNLIMGALPPMSESEWMAVFERYKEFPQYQQINTGMSLTEFKAIFFWEYIHRLLGRIIGFVFLVPFIFFWVRGYFNARMLRRACILFALGALQGIMGWIMVKSGLVDVPYVSHYRLALHLLLAMILFGFCIWYALDLYDSDSSGKSNDLPALKRWSITLLIIFTFQVVWGAFTAGLDAGYMYNTFPTMNGDWLPGSAWVLQPLVLNLVENPGTVQWMHRILGTILGIAAAIFWWKNRKADLSPIIEQKARILLGMILTQYVLGILTVITNVEILVGVIHQAGAFMVLFFWIWYYHDLKSNGVKV, encoded by the coding sequence ATGTCGCCCGACCAACAAAAATATATTCGCTGGTGGCTATGGACCGGTGCGTGGTTAATTTTTTTCATGCTTGTGGTAGGTGGAATTACACGATTGACGGATTCCGGTCTCTCAATGTCTGATTGGAACTTGATAATGGGAGCATTACCTCCGATGAGTGAATCCGAATGGATGGCAGTTTTTGAACGCTATAAGGAGTTTCCTCAATACCAGCAGATTAATACAGGAATGTCTCTAACAGAATTTAAGGCAATTTTTTTCTGGGAGTATATCCACCGGTTATTGGGCCGTATCATCGGATTCGTTTTTCTTGTTCCATTTATCTTCTTCTGGGTGCGTGGGTATTTTAATGCTAGAATGTTACGCCGTGCCTGTATTTTGTTCGCTTTGGGAGCACTGCAGGGAATTATGGGCTGGATTATGGTTAAAAGCGGCTTGGTGGATGTGCCGTACGTAAGTCATTATCGGTTGGCCCTTCATTTGCTGCTGGCTATGATTTTATTTGGATTTTGTATCTGGTATGCACTGGATCTTTACGACTCAGATTCATCAGGGAAAAGTAACGATCTGCCTGCTCTCAAACGGTGGTCCATAACCCTACTGATTATTTTTACTTTTCAAGTAGTTTGGGGTGCGTTTACCGCTGGACTTGATGCAGGATATATGTACAATACATTTCCCACAATGAATGGGGACTGGCTTCCCGGAAGCGCGTGGGTTCTGCAACCGTTGGTATTAAACCTGGTAGAGAATCCCGGTACGGTTCAATGGATGCACCGTATTTTAGGGACTATCCTTGGAATAGCGGCTGCCATATTTTGGTGGAAAAATCGTAAAGCTGATCTCAGTCCAATTATAGAACAAAAAGCTCGAATTCTGCTCGGCATGATTTTGACACAGTATGTGCTCGGAATCTTAACGGTTATAACCAATGTGGAAATTTTGGTAGGAGTTATTCACCAGGCCGGAGCGTTTATGGTACTGTTTTTCTGGATTTGGTACTACCACGATCTGAAATCTAATGGGGTAAAAGTC
- a CDS encoding ABC transporter permease subunit has translation MKTLTILKYQWKDLLRGKWIVGYGLIYLLIADAMIRFGSAGPKALLSVSNIMLLLIPLVGMIYGALYLYQSREFTELLLAQPIDRSSFFWGLFGGLSVPLALAFAVGTALPMIYTGMILSANLSSILLVLLLGIVLTILFTGLGFWFGLYFFEDRVKGLGFALVSWLFLAVLYDGLVLLAIFTFGDYPIEKPMLALALANPIDLARITVLLEFDISALMGYTGAVFNRFFGTMLGIGVASASLLVWMGIPLWRSQRQFNRKDF, from the coding sequence ATGAAAACACTAACAATTTTAAAATACCAATGGAAAGATCTTCTTCGAGGGAAGTGGATTGTGGGCTATGGACTCATTTACCTGCTCATTGCCGATGCTATGATTCGTTTCGGTAGCGCGGGTCCCAAGGCATTGCTTAGTGTGTCAAATATAATGCTGTTGCTTATACCGCTGGTAGGGATGATCTACGGTGCACTCTACCTTTATCAGTCTCGAGAATTTACCGAACTTTTGTTGGCCCAACCGATTGATCGCTCCTCTTTTTTCTGGGGGTTGTTTGGCGGACTTAGCGTTCCGTTGGCGTTGGCTTTTGCAGTGGGAACGGCACTGCCAATGATTTATACCGGTATGATTTTATCGGCCAACCTATCGTCAATTTTACTGGTTCTTTTACTAGGTATTGTGTTAACGATTCTGTTTACAGGACTTGGTTTTTGGTTCGGCCTATACTTTTTCGAAGATCGGGTAAAAGGGCTTGGTTTTGCTTTGGTCAGCTGGCTTTTCCTGGCGGTGCTTTATGACGGATTAGTACTGTTAGCCATTTTTACCTTTGGAGATTATCCCATTGAAAAACCGATGCTGGCACTGGCATTAGCAAACCCAATAGATCTGGCTCGAATAACTGTATTACTTGAATTCGATATTTCTGCACTCATGGGATATACCGGCGCGGTGTTCAATCGATTTTTTGGGACCATGCTTGGGATAGGGGTGGCGTCTGCCAGCCTTCTGGTCTGGATGGGCATTCCGCTTTGGAGAAGTCAGCGTCAGTTTAACAGGAAGGATTTTTAG
- the hemN gene encoding oxygen-independent coproporphyrinogen III oxidase — MDASKLNIDLIKKYNVQGPRYTSYPTAVQFSETGYEDILTLYEYLIDRNREPRPVSLYFHIPFCFSLCWYCGCTKIITKDQDRGDAYLDYLEKEMDQISKLLHPDSEIVQIHFGGGTPTFLKPNQLQRLGDEIKKRFNLTEETEFGVEIDPRRCTREHIQTLADIGCNRASLGVQDTNEKVQEAIHRIQPFEQTQQVTNWLREANIDSINFDLIYGLPLQTLETFQQTIDDVLTLHPDRLAVYSYAHIPSMMPAQKLLNEADMPSTDEKLAMLQLSISYLTENRYRFIGMDHFSREDEELSQAMDNGTLQRNFQGYSTLAGADLYAFGMSGISNVGEYYWQNTKDIGGYYEQLDEGNAPVFKILQLSRDDRLRKSVIMDIMCRMGIDYHSVENQWNIDFTDYFSDELKRLLELEKDGLIVRSSDELIITEKGRLFLRNIAMCFDYYLNEQKEVHNFSKTV; from the coding sequence ATGGATGCTTCAAAACTGAATATTGACCTTATCAAAAAGTATAACGTACAGGGTCCGCGCTATACCTCATATCCCACTGCGGTACAGTTCAGCGAGACGGGATATGAGGATATCTTAACGCTTTATGAGTACTTAATCGATCGTAATAGGGAACCGCGTCCGGTATCTCTGTATTTTCATATTCCGTTTTGTTTCTCGCTCTGCTGGTATTGTGGATGTACAAAAATTATTACAAAAGATCAGGATCGGGGAGATGCCTATCTCGATTATCTTGAGAAAGAAATGGACCAGATTTCAAAGTTGCTGCATCCCGATTCTGAAATCGTTCAGATCCACTTTGGCGGCGGGACCCCCACTTTTTTGAAGCCGAATCAGCTGCAGCGTTTGGGCGATGAAATAAAAAAACGGTTCAATCTTACAGAGGAAACGGAATTTGGCGTTGAAATTGATCCTCGCCGCTGCACCCGGGAGCATATCCAAACATTGGCTGATATCGGGTGTAATCGTGCCTCCCTGGGCGTTCAGGATACGAATGAAAAAGTCCAGGAGGCCATACATCGCATTCAACCTTTTGAACAAACTCAGCAGGTAACAAATTGGCTTCGCGAAGCTAATATTGATTCTATTAATTTTGATCTAATTTATGGTTTGCCACTGCAGACACTGGAAACTTTTCAGCAGACCATAGACGATGTACTCACCTTGCATCCGGATCGGCTTGCGGTGTATAGTTATGCCCATATTCCCAGCATGATGCCAGCTCAAAAGCTGTTGAATGAGGCAGATATGCCCTCAACTGACGAGAAATTAGCCATGTTGCAACTGAGTATCTCCTATTTAACAGAGAACAGGTATCGATTTATAGGTATGGATCACTTCTCGCGGGAAGATGAGGAACTCTCCCAGGCAATGGACAATGGAACACTGCAGCGTAATTTTCAGGGCTACAGCACATTGGCGGGAGCAGATTTATATGCCTTTGGCATGTCGGGTATTTCTAATGTCGGGGAATATTATTGGCAAAATACTAAAGACATTGGAGGGTATTATGAGCAATTGGATGAAGGAAATGCTCCGGTTTTTAAAATACTGCAACTGAGCAGAGATGATCGGCTTCGCAAGTCGGTTATTATGGATATCATGTGTCGCATGGGTATCGATTATCATTCCGTTGAGAATCAATGGAATATTGATTTTACTGATTACTTCTCGGATGAATTGAAACGTTTACTGGAGCTTGAAAAAGACGGACTTATTGTACGATCTTCTGATGAATTAATAATCACTGAAAAAGGACGGTTGTTTCTCCGTAATATTGCTATGTGTTTTGATTACTACCTGAATGAACAGAAGGAAGTTCATAACTTTTCAAAAACAGTATAA
- a CDS encoding ABC transporter ATP-binding protein, with amino-acid sequence MITIKNLRKDFGSRTVLNDIELQIPAGQATGIVGPNGSGKTTTIKTLLGLVKPTAGNILINGENIEGQWDYRRKIGYMPQIARYPENMTIRELFDFIKDMRGSPTNRDKELLEYFELDNDIDKRMRTLSGGMRQKVGAILSMMFDPEILIFDEPTAGLDPKSSVQFKKLVHEEKDKGKTVLLTSHIMSEIEELTDHLIFIVEGNIRYDGPMHKLMERQKEQRLEGAVAKMMEETAA; translated from the coding sequence ATGATTACAATAAAAAACTTACGTAAAGATTTTGGATCTCGTACGGTCCTTAATGATATAGAGTTACAGATTCCGGCAGGACAGGCTACCGGTATCGTAGGACCGAATGGTTCGGGAAAGACCACCACGATTAAAACTCTGCTGGGACTGGTAAAGCCAACGGCAGGAAATATTTTAATCAATGGAGAGAACATAGAAGGGCAGTGGGATTATCGTCGAAAGATCGGTTATATGCCACAGATAGCCCGTTATCCCGAAAATATGACGATCAGAGAACTGTTTGATTTCATCAAAGATATGCGTGGAAGCCCCACAAATCGGGATAAGGAGTTGCTCGAGTATTTTGAGCTCGATAATGATATTGACAAGCGCATGCGGACACTTTCCGGTGGAATGCGTCAGAAAGTAGGAGCTATTCTGTCCATGATGTTTGATCCGGAAATCCTGATTTTTGATGAGCCCACGGCGGGACTTGATCCAAAGTCGAGCGTACAGTTTAAGAAGCTGGTTCATGAAGAGAAGGACAAAGGAAAAACAGTACTGTTGACCTCCCACATTATGAGTGAGATAGAAGAATTAACCGATCATCTCATATTTATTGTAGAAGGAAACATTCGATATGATGGTCCCATGCATAAACTGATGGAACGGCAAAAAGAACAGCGACTCGAAGGTGCTGTGGCTAAAATGATGGAGGAAACAGCAGCATGA
- a CDS encoding PRC-barrel domain-containing protein — MKTGTQLVTDIMGTKIKNPTGEEVGVIQNVMITPQDGAITYIVLCYANFIGKINRHFAIPRRCLEIKNPDTFSFYFEIDEEILLSAAGFIPTGTSHSTECVYELLQGTTDFIPKYFN, encoded by the coding sequence ATGAAAACTGGTACACAATTAGTAACCGACATTATGGGAACAAAAATTAAAAATCCTACAGGAGAGGAAGTGGGAGTTATTCAGAACGTAATGATTACTCCTCAGGATGGAGCGATTACATATATCGTTTTGTGCTATGCCAACTTTATCGGAAAAATAAATCGTCATTTTGCTATTCCCCGTCGGTGTCTGGAGATCAAAAATCCCGATACATTCTCTTTCTACTTCGAGATAGATGAAGAAATACTGCTTAGCGCTGCGGGATTTATACCTACAGGTACATCTCATAGTACCGAGTGTGTTTATGAACTCTTGCAGGGAACCACAGATTTCATCCCCAAATATTTCAACTGA